In Phlebotomus papatasi isolate M1 chromosome 1, Ppap_2.1, whole genome shotgun sequence, the following proteins share a genomic window:
- the LOC129809937 gene encoding thiamine transporter 1-like translates to MQKWFRISLLLCIFGFLKEIRPSEPFVTDFLLGEWRNITEEQVNRDVYPVGTYSYAAQLIIVFLITDFLRYKPLIVVLGLSGIVTWSLLLWTESLGALQLAEVFYGTYLATEVAYFTYIYAKVEREHYSKVTSHTKAAILCGRFIAGSSGQLLIFLKWLDYRQLNYITLAAQILATVWALFIPPVLTSVYFHRKASVQRNNNEFMSSEHELVIKKRKNAAILIWRQFRRAYTNRKVLIGSFWFIFGMCGYLQFISYVQILWTAINVDKEEIWNGAVEAAMTILGAISALIAGYSHSSFLSDRRSIFILVIVSLAEGLAIFLGSHTSNLFVSYAAYLIFGVLYSFASTIASAEIAKHLEEDSFGLVFGFNTFLSLILQTILTMIVVTGIHLSIFQQFYVYASYFIALGLVYFCIYIWDLCTVPKITLE, encoded by the exons ATGCAGAAATGGTTCCGGATCTCCCTTCTCTTGTGCATCTTTGGCTTCCTGAAGGAGATTCGACCCTCTGAACCGTTTGTGACGGATTTTCTTCTTGGAGAATGGAGAAATATCACAGAGGAACAG GTCAATAGGGATGTCTACCCCGTGGGAACCTATTCCTATGCAGCGCAGCTGATAATAGTGTTCCTAATTACGGATTTCCTCAG GTACAAGCCCCTGATCGTAGTGCTAGGACTGTCTGGGATTGTAACATGGAGTCTTCTGCTTTGGACTGAATCTCTAGGAGCTCTGCAATTGGCAGAAGTCTTCTATGGAACGTACCTGGCCACAGAAGTTGCATATTTTACTTACATCTACGCAAAAGTGGAGCGGGAGCACTATTCAAAGGTCACATCTCACACAAAAGCTGCTATTCTCTGTGGAAGATTTATTGCTGGATCCTCTGGACAGCTGCTAATCTTCCTAAAATGGCTGGATTACCGACAGCTGAACTACATCACTTTAGCTGCACAGATTCTAGCCACAGTTTGGGCTCTCTTCATCCCGCCTGTCCTCACCAGTGTCTACTTCCATCGCAAGGCATCTGTCCAGAGGAACAACAATGAATTCATGTCATCTGAACATGAACTGGTGATCAAAAAGAGGAAGAACGCAGCAATACTCATTTGGAGGCAATTCCGGAGAGCATACACAAACCGGAAAGTCCTAATTGGAAGCTTCTGGTTCATCTTCGGAATGTGTGGCTATCTGCAATTTATTTCCTACGTCCAAATCCTCTGGACGGCCATCAATGTGGACAAGGAAGAGATCTGGAATGGTGCTGTGGAAGCAGCAATGACCATTCTCGGAGCAATTTCTGCTCTCATCGCAGGATACTCTCACAGCAGCTTCCTCAGTGATCGACGGAGTATCTTCATTCTCGTGATTGTCTCACTGGCAGAGGGATTGGCAATTTTTCTGGGATCTCATACAAGCAATCTCTTCGTATCGTATGCAGCTTATCTCATTTTCGGCGTACTCTACTCATTTGCCTCCACGATTGCCAG TGCTGAAATTGCGAAGCATCTCGAGGAAGATAGCTTTGGACTTGTATTTGGGTTCAATACCTTCCTCAGCCTGATCCTGCAGACAATCCTCACGATGATTGTCGTGACTGGAATCCATCTGAGTATTTTCCAGCAATTCTACGTGTATGCATCGTATTTTATTGCACTGGGATTAGTTTATTTTTGCATCTACATTTGGGATTTGTGCACAGTGCCCAAAATTACCCTGGAATAA